From the genome of Rattus rattus isolate New Zealand chromosome 6, Rrattus_CSIRO_v1, whole genome shotgun sequence:
GGAAACCACTATCCAGATTGCTGTTCAAAACAACAAGGGGTTGTAGAAATGGATAACTTAACAGAGGCACCCAGTGTTTGCACTTTACAATAATGTGTTAAAAAGTGTTCGTGTTTAAATCCTTCAAGAAACCTTCaattatatttgcatttcaaagacTTCAGTACTGGAAGAATTTTGGTAAATTTCTCAATATAAGACACATGTATAGCTTTGTCTTTCATTATAGTTTCTTATGTGTGTAGTCTGGAACTCGAAGATCAGATAGTCTATAGTGCTGCTTAAATAATAAGCAGCTGACTTGGGTGTGCGTGTGAGGAAGGAGATCACAGGTCCACGGCTAGCACGGACTGCTGGAACCAaacccaaacagaaacaaataatcaGACCTAAGGAACCAACTAATAATTACCACCACTCGCCAcactgtttctttaaaacaacTGGATTTCTGTTAGAATGGGAAAAACAAGATGCTGTTTCTATCAGTGTTTGCAACCTTCAAGCCATCTAACACCTGacttacataaaaaataaattaaatttatgaaATGAACTATTTTACTGGAACAAGATGGTGCCAATGagaactggatttttttttcccttagctATTCTATAATTGACTTTGGTGTAGAGAATAGCAGTTCGTGTGATTTAATTGTGTCCTACTGGGTAAAACTGAGTCAGTGGATAGACATCAAAGGAAGGCTTAAGAGACTAATGAATCGAAAATTCATTGAAATAATCTCAACCAATACATGGCTTGGTGACTATACTATCatagaatgatatatatatatatatatatatatatatatatatatatatatatattcaaatgtatttttttgaGATTGCTCTGCCAGTATCCCTTTATAAGCTATGGACAAGTTCTTACAGGATCATAGGGATGTTCTGAGGATCATACTAGTCAAATGaccaataaagaaaggaaagagcttGCTTGTGGAGAAAATTTAGACATCAGAAACAAACCCatctattttataatttcattgagAACGTTGCAATTTTGTATCTCATTGACGTTTTCTGGCATGCCATGGAGTGGGTGCTGCATTGTTGAACCCGTGCTGAGAATGTGGTTTATGAAGCACACTGCCTGAACCTTTTTCTTTTACCTCGTTtgtcaaaggaaaggaaaacattctgAAGGTCGTCTTTTTCTCTCAGtgtgattattttttcatttcaataaaaTCAGTTAATTTGGAAGAGAGTGCAAGTCTGTGAGAATGGGTTGGTTGCGGGCTCATCAGGCAATCAGACAGGAGATCAACACAGCTGCAGGGCCCACACCAGCTGGGAAGGATCTCTGAGAAGGCCTGTCAGGCACAGGAAAAGAAATCATGGCTGTCACATGGGCTGATACCAgcaagatttattaatttattcctcCAAGAGATCTCTAAAAGCAGTGCCAGACACTCAAAGATGATAAATCAGTTGAATATTAATGTGAATAGGAGTTCGGCTGTTCTTAAATCTTTTCCTTCAATGCAAagtatgattttcttttaaaatggagcaCATTAAAGTCTACTCTTATTCCTATGAAACAACATGTATGCCAGAGTGTCTGTCACAATtttgtgtataatatatttatttgcatacagaaatatgtatttctattatacattttattttatttatataatataatatatatgaagcaTACAGCATATCATGGAAAGGTATATTAAATATACACAGAGTTCATGCTACAGCGTGCACCCTTTTAAAGAGAAGCCTATCGGAGAGGCATGGCATTGTATATACATGCTGAGAATACATGTCTCACAGGTTTACCCAGCTGTGGGTGCCCTCCTAATCTATTTGCAATGCCAGTGTTATGGTTGTTGACGAGATATTATCAAATTGAAGATGGGGGCAATGGTCGATgaactaaataaaagaaaataaaagtcggCTGCATTGATAAATAACTGTTGACATCATTAATCTCCTCTCGTGCCATCATCTCTTCAGGATTAAACATCATCGAGtaggcagaaagcagaaggacATGGTATTGATTCAAGATTCCATAAATTAAGCCAGATGGTTTATCTTACCCTTTGTAGCATACTATACTGGTGACcctgtcccagcacttgggatatgTCATTAAGGTAATCATGACTTGGTCAAGAGGCAATCATTTCTTTAGAAGTGAGCTGGCTCGTCTTTTCATAAATCTTCTCTTTTTATCCTACCACTCTGGGATATTTACATTATTGCTATgaggagaaaaacaataaaggcttgacagcttctgacatttctagtGAAAGCAAAGGAGATGAGTCACACCGTTTCTTTAAAGGGCTCTTCATTagttggaaaggaaaaggagaagtgaCGTCTCCAGTAGAAACTGATCAGACTAGAAGCAGTGATGTTCCTGGACAAAGCTTCAGCCTCTCGAGTAGGGGCTGTGCTTCCATAGCCAGGCACTGGGATGCTGCAGTGCCCTAGGAGTGTGAAAGCTGCTGGTTTCCATACGCAGGTGTGGCCTGTGCTCTTCTCTGTGAGTTTCAACTCCTAATTAGTGCGGGAGAATCTGTGATGGCTGACGAGTGAGCTTTGCTTTGTTCTAACCAGAAAGCAAATTGCATTAatctttttcgtttgtttgttcaaATGATGGAGGATTCAGAAGGAAAGCTACAGAAATCCCTAAATATAAACGGGTCTCTCTCAGTCCTGGTGTCATTGCCATTTTGAGCCAAATCATTTTGGAGTGGAGCACAACTTGTGCTTTCAAAGCTCCTTCTTATTAGATACAAATGCCTATTCCCAGTTGTGACAATCAAAATGGCCCTACCTATCACTAAGTGTCCTTAGGGTAAAAACTGCCTCTGTTCTagagtcataaaaaaaaaaaaaaaaaaaaaaaggcaaagacagCAACAGTAAAGAAAGATCTTTGAAGGTATCCTCCTTCCAAACATGCCGATGTACTTCccctttttctgattcttttgagAAAATTTCTGTGGTATGTTAGACTACCTCCATTTCCTTCTTCGACTTGACAGTTTCTCTCTTAATGAAGTTGTGGCAGCTGTGGCAAATTACCAGGCACAGAAGGAACCAAGGAAAAAAGTACCATGAGACACAGAACAAGACAAAGATTGGCTCGTGGTGGGTTGGGCTTCAAGCAAACAGAGATAGACAATGAATCCTGGCCTCCACAGTGTTGGGCCAGTAGAAGCCACGTCTGCATCTCAATAGTGTATAACACAGATTGTTAGCATTTCTTACAGGAAACCAAGAAATCCATTGGAGTGAAGTCTTCTCCACTCAATTACTCCAAGAAACAACATAAAGTGAATGTGATCGTAAAAttcaaaatttacattttagtaaTTCTGAACTAAGGGAACTCAGTCAACTAATTATAGACTAAATTAATCTGTTTGAACCGATTCTATGTCTTATAGATAGGAGTTTTTGAGGTTAAAACCGACTGAAATTGCTCAAACAATAAGTTCTGTTCATAAAGgataaatacattattattagCAACTTGCTTCTTTTTAGCTTACAATGTTGTTGTCACTGCCGTTCTATCCTTTATTGTCCACTTGCTGAGATGTTACTGCCATGCAGTCAGACAAAATGGCTCTGATAACTCTTAGGACTTCACACTGATGAACCTGCCTTGTGATACTCGTGGAATGGCAGAGAAGGAATCAAAGCGCATCAGCGAATATCTGAACTTTATAGAAGAATTTGGAACTTCAATTACTATCCATTAGGCCCACACTTGGAAAAATCTGATCATAATACTgtaatatataatagaaaaaattatatGAAGACGAAAATAACTAGTTAATGTAGATTGGTATGATTCTGCATTAATTTAGAGTGTCCAGTATGGATTTTTCTACATTGACCTTTTGTGTTTAGTGTTACCCTTTAACAATCATTTCTGTGACAGGTATTCGTGGTTAGATTACTCTGTGGGAAATGGCATGGCGAGAATCACATGTACTCTTCCATCAGGATTCTGTGGGCATATTTTGCCTCTTTTTGGTTATCCACTATGTTTAAGCCACAAAGAATTTTGAAGCAATATAATCTTACAGAGATTTGAAGACAACTGGAAGAACATGGAACAGGTagtattagtaaatatttttgcatGACCCATTTCCCCACCCCTGTGTCTTAATATGATTATAGAAAACTTCATTTGAGTATAATTTGAGTACCATCTGCTAACAGACATTGGATATAAGGTCTTTTCCTCTTAGGCTTGACACAGTAAACTAATTGAGACTCAAATGAGCAAAGCAACATCATATTCCTGCTGACAGTGTCAGGAGTTCATGTTGTACACGTTAACATTGTGCACATAGGTCAGGCAGGTTCAAGTTCAGACAGATCGCTCTTCTGACCTTCTGTCTTCTCATCTCAAACttcgtctggcctcagtgaactCTCTCCAACTAGACTGACCATTTTCTAATGtgattaaaaattaagtttaaatgaCTTTGGTTTCCCAAGCGTATTTATGTCTTAGGCAGACAACATTGTTAAAATGGGTTTGTTGAGAAGAAAATCAGGTGGGTAAAAATTTCCCACACAGAGGAACTCAAGTGAATGAAATCCTTACAGGTCTGTACACCATCAAAGAATGCAACAACACAGTGGGGAGTGGCAGAGTGTCCATTTTCATGGGTGTCTCTGGCCAGATTTAGAAGTCCTGCAGATACTatccatatataatataaaaccagaaactacaaaaatagtagaaaaaaataGTATGGCCTAgttgggcttttgttgttttgctttcttgcttttcatgacgggaaaggggaagagagaagaaataagtgGTTCTGTTGAAATCCTTCAGATCAGAGCATAGCCGAGAATATGCTCGCTGCTCTGCAGACCATCTCTGCATCCTatttgatcttctttcttcttctctctcattgTACAGTGCCTGCTTCTTTCCATTTAGGTCTCTGTGTTAGCATGGAATGTGTCATTTCTTTCTCGCCGCCACACAGGggaacaacagaaagaaacaacaaacagacTAGGTTATTCTTCTTGTGCAGAGACATGAAATTGGAGACTCTGAAGCCCTTCTTCAAGAGAGCAGGAGACAGTAGAGATTGTTCCTTAGATCTGCAATTTCAGCATTGCCTCTTTCATTTTCTCGGTGCTCCTAAACTGACAGGGTTTATAAGGTGaaggtttattaatttatttttcccaaaaTGGAGCATGGGCACAATGACAGTGTCTCTCTAAAACTCCTTAGTTTCATGTTGCAGTAAGACTGTAAAGTGAAGTGGCAGGTCACTATAAACACAGCTTTCTTGTCTCTGTTCTTCCCCAAGACACACTCGAccacatttcttcttttgatgGTCTTTTTACCGTGTAGCGCCTATGTTCTTGTAATGACACATGAGGAGGTGCTTAAAAGTCTTTTTGAAGGTGGCATTACAAAGCGCGTAGCAGGCCGGATTGATGGTGCTATTGATGTAACAGAGCCAGTAGCCAATTGTCCACACTGTATTGGGGATGCAGGGTGCACAGAAAGTATTGATGAGCACCATGACATTGTATGGCGCCCACGTTATGATGAAAGCCAACAGGATAGCCAAGATTGTCCTGGTCACTTTCTTTTCCCGGGATGGTGGAGGCTTCTTTTTGGCAGGCTGCTTGGTCATCTTCACGATTTTGCGGGCTACAATGTTCTGCTTTTCATCCCCATTCTGACCCGACGACCCAACTAGTTCTACAGTGGTACTCGTTGGGGTGCACGCGTCACCCTTTTGGGCCTTGGTGACAATTTTGATGCATGTTTGCTTAGAGTTGTCATCTCTGGAGTGGCCCAGCGAAGTGGAAACTGTGTTTTCATCCTGGGTTATCTCATCATCTCTCATATTGGAGGCTACAGCACTGACTGACGTCGAATCATTGgagctctctttctcctccccctggaCACAGTTTTCAGTCACGCCGTCCCGTGGAGCCTTGCCATTCTGGATCTTGTTGTGTTCCAGGCCGCCATCACCACCAGGCATATTGTTATTGTTTGGCTTTACAATTCTTCCTTGCACCAAACTCGGAGATACTGGGTCTTGGTTGGCCACaggttccttcttttccttctttattctacTCTTGCTTGCCCGGGATATATGCCAATAGAGCACAGTCATGATGATGACAGGCAGATAGAAAGCTGCAATGGCAGTGCCGAAGGTGACGGCGGCATTGGAAAAGAACTGAATATAGCATTCCCCATCCTTCACAGTCCTTACTCCTACGATGAACTGCCAGAAGAGAATGGCTGGGGCCCAGAGGATGAAGGAAAGGACCCACGCAGCTGCAATCATCATGCCTGCCATTTTTGTGGTCCGCTTAACTGGGTAGGTCAGAGGTTTCGTGACACAGAAGTATCTATCAAAGCTGATGATGAGGAGATTCATAACGGAGGCATTGCTGACAACATAGTCCAGTGCTAGCCAAAGGTCACATACTACAGGTCCCAAAGGCCAGTAGCCAATCACAGTGTAGAGGGTATACAAGTTCATGGAGAAAACACCTATGATGAGGTCAGCACAGGCCAGGCTGAACAAGAAGTAATTGTTGACAGTCTGAAGGTGGCGGTTGACTTTAATGGAAACCATGACCAGAATGTTCCCAATGATGGTCACCAGACTGAGGGATCCAGCCACAAGGACAATAAATACCACTTCAAATGTCTTGTAAGGACTGGTAATAGCCAAGCCATTGTTCGAGGAGTTTGTTGAGTTATTCATTTTGTGTTCAGTAGTCAAGTGGCCAAAGAAACATTTAAACCTGTAGGGAAATAGAATGAAGTTAATGACTGTAGTATAAATATTATCTTAAAACACAtcagattttcttccttttgaaagacTTCCCAGTCCTTCTTCTGTATCCACAATACATACTGTTCCCTGTCTGACCAGGCAAGAGGCAAAGACTCTAGATGGAAGATTGAAATGTTTCTTAATGGCTGATGATGAATTCATGATTTATTAACACAATGAGTGTCACCACATACAGagatgtctgtctatctgcctgcttGCTTATATCTTTATGAGTTGAAATGACTAAACCAAATATTTagtaaaaacattttctaaacttctgtatttgaaaaaaattaacaagccaggcagaaaaaaaaatgttagaacagaacataaaaCTGAATGGTGATGTTTATAGTCAGTAACACCTTTATGGTAGGTTGAGCCTTTCCCTTATTAAAAGCAATGAGTGTGGTGATAAAAAGACAATATACTAACCAATgccaaaataaattttgtttttctcaatttTGTTTTACAATTGCAGTCCATCTTCACTTGGCAGTAGCATTTCCAAAATCCCAAACCTTATAAAAGCACCATCATTCGCTATTGATATGACTGATATGATTATGtggaaataattttccaaatgttttctttgtttcaagcCACTATTAAATCTATTGTTTCACTCTTTTTTGACAAACCTTTCATTTTGCAGAAGAGGTAGCTCTGGCCCAGAAAGTTACAGAACACAATCTAGCATCACTTCAAATCAGTGCCTAGGCAGGCTACaattcattcctttccttttcttctttacaaatggtatgaattatttttcaataaaaaaatcataaaagcataTGCAGCTTTAGGTCTCTCAGATGCACATTTTTTCCTCAGTAAGTACTAAGGGTGATAGAAAGTCTTTGCAATATATTATATCAGCTCCCttgcagaaagaagaaagctgagaTAATAAAAGAGTTTAAGGAACTTATCGCTAGGACAGTGAGTAAATAATTTATAACTAAAACCAGCATTTTACTGcaggccttttgttttgttttgtttgttttgttttgttttaagaaaatttccctctgcctcccttttccACTGAAGGGTTGCACTTAATGAGAGATTCCCGAGGAGCAACATAATGATGCCTTATGTGCAGAGGTTGCTAGTCAAAACAGAGAGTTTATGCACCTGGGATCCTTATCCATATTGAACACTGAAAACTCTGTGGGACGGGAACTATATTGACTATTGCAGCTCAGAATCTTTAGAGACGCCTTACTAGTCTGTGGCAGTACTGGTGTGACAATGGGAAACATGCCATTTAGAAGCGAGTGCAAGTATTCGAAGCAGGGACATCCCATCTTCCAACAGGATGCACACATTATGTGGAGGCCATTCCTTTTTATAGAGATAGTAGCTGGCTTCCACCAGCTTCTTGTCACTTCTTTTCTCCAAAGTTCTGGGGCCACTCAAGAAATAAGGTTAGATCACAAATGAAGAAGATGCTCACACTAGGGATGCACTTCAAAGCCTTTCATTTGGTAAATGTGTTATGTGATATTCTACAATTTATTTTGTAACAAGATCCTGGTGTATTTTGGAAGCATGAGAACAAAACTTGTCTTCCACCTAGTTTCTTTGTACACACAGCAGAAAGGAACGTGCATCGTTTTCTTCACAAAGTTTGAGTActtgtgttatatttttaaatcattagcTATGTAGTTCTGGGTTTGCTCCTAAAATTCGATGAAATGTATTTCCCTTTTTTctcaaactctttttttcttttagagttataGCACAGGGTAAAGCAATATTATGTCCCTGAATGATAGTCTATAAATGTTAAGCATGAAACACGTGCTATTAATACTTAAATCCCCAAAGCAGATGTAAATTGATCACCTCTCTTAACCTTTCATAATAGCTAACAGAAAAGAATATGTCAATGTGCATCTGAGCTATGTATAAGTGGGAAGATGTGGAATGCATAAAGTAGTAAAAGTAATAAATTCTCATTATCAATGAGAGCAAATTGTCAACAATAGTGTTATCAAGAAAATCATCACAAGGACAGTCAGCATGTTCTGAGCATAATTACTCTTCAGAGCAAGTCCTGGAGTGGCTGCCGCTTTATGACTCACATTGATCAAAGGATCAAAGAGTAAAATTACTTGAGATTCAGATCAGTGGCACTCTATGCAGAGTCTTTTACAAATGAATAATCATCTTTTATCTAAAAAATACCCCCATTAGCTGGAGCCATGTATTAACGCCAATGACATGTAAGAGTAAACCTGGCATTCATATATCAAGTTTGGTCCTCGATTAATACAAAAGTATGCACATCATGTATGGACAAAAACCGTATCTTTGAGGGGAGTtgctaataattaaaaaaaaacagcaaatggAGTCTAACAAAGAAAAATTGTGGGATTTATAGGtctaaacatttttctaaaatcgATCATTTCCAAATGTGTGTGGGAGGGCTatagaggaaggcagaggaacaTCAAGAGTGCCTTAGCATGTGAAAGACTCAGGTGTTcaccacaaagaaacacacacacacacacacacacacacacacacacacacacgccaataCACAGaggttcatgcacacacatgcatactgacatgtgcccatatacacatgtacatacacaggaacacggacatataaatgcacacacctaaaacacacacatgaacagccAGTGTATCACCAACGGCATTCACGCAGTGGGACTATGGTTCAAAATATTGACACCAAGTCTTTGAATTGTTATGGAGAAAATTAAACTTCTGGTATGTACAAGACAGAAATGGTTAATTAGATAATATAGATGGACTTATGCCTGGGTGGGGCAGAACACCAGAGGTCTGTGTGGAAGCACTTTCAAAACTGTGTCCAAGGCAGAATGTGCTACATGAATCAATCAGTGTGTGAGCAGTCTAAGCATTGCAAGTTTTTACATGCTATTTCATATGATTCTGATGATataaacaacaatgtcaaccaaccagagcttccagggactaagccactacccaaagactatacatggactgaccctggactctgacctcataggtagcaatgaatatcctagtaagagcaccagcggaaggggaagccctgggtcctgccaagactgaacccccagtgaacatgattgttggggggagggtggcaatggcgggaggatggggaggggaacagccatatagaaggggagggggagggattagggggatgtttgcctggaagccgggaaaggtaataacaattgaaacgtaaataaatacccatgttaacaaagatggagaaaaaaagatgcagatcaaaaaaaaaaaaaagtgttatccTCGACTTTCAATTTGTAAAGTTGACAATGGTCAGTGGCTTGGAGAAGTCGCACTGTATTGTTTTCAGGGCTATCTGACAtctgttatttcattatttctgtggTGTCCCACCTTGACGTGGACACTGCACACTAGCAAGCATTttagaagaatgaaaaggaagtcGGGAAAACTTAATCTATGGGCTGCTGATAGAGGGAGGATTAGTTTTCTGAACCCTGATGAATTATTCAGTCCCCAGTGtttcagccctaaacacatgcacatataaacaacACTAATGGAATTCAGGAGAGAGATAAACAGTAATAATTACAGAAGAAGAGCTCTTGGGTTTGAAAGCAGGGTAGGAGAGAAGAATTTAGTATATATGAGGGATAAACATCATATGTTCTGTCTTAAAGTTTGTCTTAATGTTACAGAATGCATAAGATTTTCAATGCAATATTCTATtgttgaaaatatgaaaaatataaggtTGACTTGACAGGGAAATAGAAAAAGCATTAGAATGTCATGGAGACAAGTTTCCACCCAGGTGATAATATGGGAAAgctaattttctgttttaaaaatgagatgcAGTATTTTACCTGTGTTATTATtgattaaaatgcaaatgaagcTTATTCATTTTTGATGCTTTGTATCTTTATCAACAAATATGCTGTATGTTAATCTGCTAACCGctattaaaatgcaatttttacTTCATGACATGAATTGTACTAGATAACCCAAAATCTCCTTTAGGTCTTTGCAATACTTATTTAATCCCACTAATACATGAGTAGCGTCAGTACTGATGTTAAGTATACTTTCTCCCACTAACACTGTTAGAgaccaaataaatattaaaaaaaaaaaaaaggccaaggaGAGCTAAGGAAGGAGACATTTATTCCAAGAAGTGTTAGGGAGCAAAgtccatgttcagtgagaaacATTCCGTTTTACAGTTTCATGTTGATTCAATTGAAAGTGTCATGATTTGTTTCTCTCTTGTATGTTGTTAAGTTTTGGTCACACAGACATGGAACCCATTTCAGCTTATCCCTGCTTCAGGCTGATTTCCCTTTGAGCCAAGACTTTGTGAGTTAGAGTGGGTACCCGTCCATCTATCCTTTCTCACCAGCTCCTGCACCTCACTGCAGCTGCAGTGGGGACGGCCACCGGGAGGAGTGAAGGCCCTGCTTCTTTTTCCTCCAAAATATCTTCTGAAGCCCTGAAATGAGCAGCTCCTCAAATGGTGTCACAGGCTGTGGGGGTGGAAGCGAAGAACGAATGGGAACCCAAAGAAAATAGGGCATGTTCTCTTCCATGGGGGATTTCTAATCTAGGAGAGACAGGATGCCGACGAGACTCACCTGCTTTCCTACAAAGTTGGACAGATGTGGGCCAAGTGCCAGGGCTGAGGCTTTAGGAGGAAGGTTGGCCAAAATGGagcaaaaataaacacagaaggcTCCCTTGGGACTGCTTCCCTAAATACCCACTGCCCATCCCTTTCCTAGCATTTCCTCCTCATTCACGGAGCCCGACACATCCGCACAGGACTCTAGACTAAGTGCCATCACTTTTTCCTCAGTGAAGGATGCTTCAGTGGGGTTAAGCCACTGCCCTAGGACTTTGAACTTGAGTAGCTGAAGGTCCAGAAACCCCAAAGAAGGCAGCTTCTTATTTACCCACAGAGACTGGACgtggtatttaaaataaaatgtgccaAAAATTACTCTCGAAGAAATGTTGAGTTTTTCTCATTTAGGGAATGGTAGCACACAATGGTAGCACacaaaattttgaattaaaaaaaattccatgctGAAAACACAGTATGGTTTCAAGCTGTACCTTTAAGATCCACGGGTGTTacctgtaaaacaaacaaataaacaaacaaacaccaccaccttcaccaaCAACCAAACAGCGAATGGCAGGAGAGTGAAGGCAGCTGAAACAGCACTCTGATCCTCCCGTCAGTACACATAGACTTCATGAGTTCTTTCAATGTGAAAAACATCAGGATTATGCACAAGCTTACTGCAGGGTAAATATGCTGACAGTGTTTGGCTGCCTGTCAAACGTTATACTATTCTTAGAGATTCTGGGACAAGCTTCCCGTCCATGTCAGCCACACTACCGTTTCCTTCTTCAAACCACAATGTAAACACCACTTACCCTAGCAAAGTGCCATGACTAACAGGCAAAGAGTGGTAGCCGTGATCTCACTAGGATCTGAGCTGTCCCACCTCATGCAGCTCACGTTCTGGTTATTATTCACACCGTGTTCCTCCTTGTCACAGTGGAAAAGGGGTCGGAACATGCATAAGCACAAGGAAAGCAGGGAATGCTCAGGCTTTTACGTGTCCTCGTCGTTGTCCTTGTCGCTATTGtggtttgcttggtttggttttgcgagacagggtttctctgtgttaacagagccctggatgtcctggacttgctttgtagaccaggctagccttgaactcacagagattcatccacctctgcctcccaagagctgtgattaaaggcatgcaccaccatgctcagcttggCTTTTAAGCTTTAAAAAGCACATCTCATGTGGGTAAGCACATGGGCTTTCATTAGCTTCTGAACTGAGTTCAACAGCACTCTGAGGCAAGTGAGAGCTGTTGACTTAcgttttttttcctgtatttttcttcctttcaagaaAGTACAAGCACTTTATAGTAAAATGCACAGGCCTAGAGCTACAGCATGAAACATGTTCTACACCGTGAACCCCAATCAAACATCCAATCAGAGGCGACCCTGTGAAACAGAAGAGACAATGGCGCAATAGCCATAGAGCTGTGGTAAGTTGCCTGTGATTTCCCAGCCGTGTTTGTGCCGTTCTTTCTGTTATAAGAAGCTGGAACTGTGTagctggctttttaaattttattcttgtggtgttccttcccccaacccctgaagttGGCAGGCTGCTGGTTTAATAACACTAAATTAGTTAATTCATtgctttgaattaaaaaaaaaaatgggaatcaAATTTGCAGAGGAATTGAGTCTTGTTATAACCCTGATAGAAAATTCCGGAATGAAAGCCGTGGCTCTCAAGAAGCTGAGCAAAAGCAAACAGTGTCCCCTGTAGGGAGAATTTCCAGGGTTTATGTGCCTTCCACTGGGAGGTGAGATAGAGCACGTGTCAGCAACATGCCACTTTGGGTTGTAGCTCAAGGACGAACCTGATGGGA
Proteins encoded in this window:
- the Chrm2 gene encoding muscarinic acetylcholine receptor M2, with the translated sequence MNNSTNSSNNGLAITSPYKTFEVVFIVLVAGSLSLVTIIGNILVMVSIKVNRHLQTVNNYFLFSLACADLIIGVFSMNLYTLYTVIGYWPLGPVVCDLWLALDYVVSNASVMNLLIISFDRYFCVTKPLTYPVKRTTKMAGMMIAAAWVLSFILWAPAILFWQFIVGVRTVKDGECYIQFFSNAAVTFGTAIAAFYLPVIIMTVLYWHISRASKSRIKKEKKEPVANQDPVSPSLVQGRIVKPNNNNMPGGDGGLEHNKIQNGKAPRDGVTENCVQGEEKESSNDSTSVSAVASNMRDDEITQDENTVSTSLGHSRDDNSKQTCIKIVTKAQKGDACTPTSTTVELVGSSGQNGDEKQNIVARKIVKMTKQPAKKKPPPSREKKVTRTILAILLAFIITWAPYNVMVLINTFCAPCIPNTVWTIGYWLCYINSTINPACYALCNATFKKTFKHLLMCHYKNIGATR